CTTGCATCTTATCCCGGATGAAAGTTTGATTAAAACGGATCAGCCTGTGACCATTTCCCGATTTAATACCACGGTTAATGCGAATGGACTGGAATTCAATAACCGCATTGGGATGATAGAGCTGTTATCCAATGTCAGAGCGGTCAATAAAAAAAGTAATCGATAAAATATGAAAATATTGTTTGCTATCGTTTTTTGCGGTTTGTTTCTTATGCAATCCGCCAGTGCTGAACGCGGTGACCGCGAAAAGCCGATTCATCTGGAAGCGGATCGCGCTACGGTGGAGGATGTGAATCGTAAGGAAGGCAGCCGGATTAGCACATTTACCGGGAATGTCGTGCTGACTCAAGGTACGCTGCGCATACTGGCCGATAAATTGGTAATGAAAGAGGATGCGCAAGGATTCCGCCATGCCACAGCCACAGGGAACTTGGTCAGTTTTCGCCAGAAACGCGATCGCATGGATGAATACGTTGAAGGATGGAGCGAGCGAGCGGAGTACGACAGTAAGACGGACAAGATTGAATTATTTCGCCAGGCGCGATTAAAGCGTGGTTCCGATGAGGTGCATGGCGACTATATTTCCTACGACATGGGCACCGAGTTTTTCAAGGTTGTCGGCAGCAAAGAGCGCGGTATCGAGACGGGGCCAGACAAACGGGTACGCATCACGATTCAGCCTAAAAATAAATCCGAATAATGAATCATCGATTGAAGAACGCAAGAAGTTTCAGAAAATGAGTGAATTAAAGGCGAATAATTTAAAGAAACGCTATAAGTCGCGCACGGTGGTGCAGGATGTTTCTTTTTCGCTCGGTAGCGGTGAGGTGATTGGTTTACTGGGACCCAATGGCGCCGGTAAAACTACTTGCTTTTATATGATCGTCGGTTTGGTGCCGCTGGATGGTGGCGGGATTTATTTGAACGATCAGGATTTGGGACAACTGGCGATTCATCAGCGCGCCAAACTCGGGTTGAGTTATTTGCCGCAAGAAGCATCGATTTTCCGCCGCATGACGGTGGAAGAAAATATCCTGGCGGTACTGGAGTTGCAGAATTTTGATGAAGACACGAAACAACGGCATTTAGATGACTTATTACACGATTTGCACATCAGTCATCTGCGCGATAATTCCGCGATCAGCCTGTCCGGAGGTGAACGCCGCCGTGTTGAGATAGCGCGCGCATTGGCATCACAGCCGCGCTTTATTCTGCTGGATGAACCTTTCGCAGGCGTTGATCCGATTGCCGTCATCGATATTCAGAAAGTGATCGCCTTCCTTAAAGAACGGGAGATTGGTGTGCTCATTACCGATCATAATGTGCGCGAGACTCTAGGAATTTGTGACCGGGCTTATATCATCAGTGAAGGCCACGTGCTGGCTCAAGGTAAACCTGAAGAGATTATTGATAATGAAAAAGTTAGGGAAGTTTATTTGGGAGAACATTTCCGCTTGTAATATAGGATGAGTCAACTGAAGCTGAACCGTTTATCGACAACAGTTTTTTCAGGATTATGAAGCCTACACTCCAATTAAAGGTATCACAGCAACTCAAACTCACGCCGCAACTGCAACAATCCATCCGGCTATTGCAGTTATCTACACTCGATCTTAATCAAGAAATTGAAAGAATGGTGCAAGAGAATCCATTGCTGGAAATAGTCGAGGATTGGAATGCACCGTCGGCTGACGATTCCTATGAGCATGCGCAATCGGCTGCGGAATCAGCGGATTCTGACGGCGCTTCAGCAACAGACGAAATTGCCGAAGCTAAAGCAGAGCAGGAAGATAGTTTTCCGCAGGATTCCGAATGGCAGCAAGAAAGTATCTCGTATGGCACGCCTGAGGACGATGACATGGAAGCGCCGCAGATACCGGATCGGCCATTAAGTCTGCGCGAGCATCTGAATTTTCAGGTTTGCCTGAGCCAGCTTTCCGAGCGTGAGAAAATAATCATTGGCGTGCTAATTGACAGTCTGGATGATGATGGTTACTTATTACAGGATTTAAATGAGCTGATGACTTTGTTGCTGCCGGAATTGGATATCAGTTTCGATGAGATGCAAAGCGCGCTGCAGCATTTGCAGCGTTTCGATCCGGCAGGCGTAGGCGCGCGCAATTTGCAGGAATGTCTGGTATTGCAGTTACAGGTAATGCCCGGCAATGTCGATCATCGCGAGCAAGCGATTAAGGTAGTGCAGGAGTATCTGGAAATTCTGGCATCGCATGATTTCAGTCAGATAAAGAAGCTATTGGCCTGTGACGACGATACTTTGCGGGCTATCAACAAGTTGATTACCGGTTTAAATCCCAAACCGGGCGCTCAATTTGGTTCCTATAGCGAACGCTACATCGTGCCGGATATTACCGTGACGAAAAAGGATGGCGCATGGGTGGCGAATCTGAACAGCCATGCCATGCCGCGTCTCAATATCAATCATCTCTATGCTAACATACTCAAACAGGAGCATCGCTCCGCGCATCAGTTGATCAGTCAGCTGAATGAAGCCAAATGGTTAATTAAAAATATTGAACAACGTTCCAATACCATTTTGAAAGTAGCTAGTGCAATTGTGGAACGGCAACAGCAATTTTTTGAGCATGGCGAAGTTGCGATGCGGCCGCTAGTGCTGCGCGAAATCGCGGAAACGTTGGATCTGCATGAATCAACAGTATCTC
The nucleotide sequence above comes from Gammaproteobacteria bacterium. Encoded proteins:
- the lptA gene encoding lipopolysaccharide transport periplasmic protein LptA; translated protein: MKILFAIVFCGLFLMQSASAERGDREKPIHLEADRATVEDVNRKEGSRISTFTGNVVLTQGTLRILADKLVMKEDAQGFRHATATGNLVSFRQKRDRMDEYVEGWSERAEYDSKTDKIELFRQARLKRGSDEVHGDYISYDMGTEFFKVVGSKERGIETGPDKRVRITIQPKNKSE
- the lptB gene encoding LPS export ABC transporter ATP-binding protein; translated protein: MSELKANNLKKRYKSRTVVQDVSFSLGSGEVIGLLGPNGAGKTTCFYMIVGLVPLDGGGIYLNDQDLGQLAIHQRAKLGLSYLPQEASIFRRMTVEENILAVLELQNFDEDTKQRHLDDLLHDLHISHLRDNSAISLSGGERRRVEIARALASQPRFILLDEPFAGVDPIAVIDIQKVIAFLKEREIGVLITDHNVRETLGICDRAYIISEGHVLAQGKPEEIIDNEKVREVYLGEHFRL
- a CDS encoding RNA polymerase factor sigma-54: MKPTLQLKVSQQLKLTPQLQQSIRLLQLSTLDLNQEIERMVQENPLLEIVEDWNAPSADDSYEHAQSAAESADSDGASATDEIAEAKAEQEDSFPQDSEWQQESISYGTPEDDDMEAPQIPDRPLSLREHLNFQVCLSQLSEREKIIIGVLIDSLDDDGYLLQDLNELMTLLLPELDISFDEMQSALQHLQRFDPAGVGARNLQECLVLQLQVMPGNVDHREQAIKVVQEYLEILASHDFSQIKKLLACDDDTLRAINKLITGLNPKPGAQFGSYSERYIVPDITVTKKDGAWVANLNSHAMPRLNINHLYANILKQEHRSAHQLISQLNEAKWLIKNIEQRSNTILKVASAIVERQQQFFEHGEVAMRPLVLREIAETLDLHESTVSRVTTQKFMYTPRGIFELKYFFGSHVATDTGGACSATAIRALIKQLVQEENPRKPLSDNKIASILEQQGIVVARRTIAKYRESLQIPAANLRKSF